A genomic region of Deinococcus humi contains the following coding sequences:
- a CDS encoding DUF5682 family protein, which yields MNLSIFPIRHHGPGSARSLAGALETVKPDIVLVEGPADANPVLPFLAREDFKPPVALLGYVGDNPARASFWPFAAFSPEYVAFQWAARSGVAARFMDLPASATLGFERDDEVDSDLQTDPLRVLAEAAGYTDFERWWETLVEARGDSGDVFAAVLEVMAAVRADAPMAVGHEAQREAHMRQIIRAAQKDGFQNIAVVCGAWHAPRLEDLKAYPVKDDAALLKGLPRAKVMLTWVPWTHGRLSMHSGYGAGVRSPGYYHHLFTTQHHVTEQWFARTAQLLRAEKLEASSASVIEATRLANTLAGLRGRALPGLDELNEAALSVFGWDSDLPLRLIERQLIVGEALGEVPSDTPTVPLAQDLARQQRTLRLKVQPEQQELTLDLRQDHDLARSALFHRLNLLGIPWAQERSASGRGTFKEAWTLAWQPEFSVRLVQASRYGQTVADAAGAQAIEAARTGTALSELTTLLEAVRYADLPGALPAALDALDARAAVGADVTDLLLALAPLARLARYGDVRGRGGVVTAANEAPARVLRTLLTRACVGLPNAAIGLAGDAAQALQRAVDAGDASVRLLDAPDALAEWRAALLHLADRPEAHPLLNGDAVRRLRDSGELDVTEIEWRVSLALGAQRPGDVTAWLDGFLGHSAALLLHDSVLLELLDGWLTALEREAFQEALPLLRRVFARYEKPERRAIGEALRGGGRERGEVIQEMDEERAMRVVPVVLRLLGVRE from the coding sequence TTGAACCTCTCCATTTTCCCCATCCGTCACCACGGCCCTGGCTCGGCGCGTTCGCTGGCAGGGGCGCTGGAGACGGTGAAGCCGGACATCGTGCTGGTGGAAGGCCCGGCGGACGCGAACCCCGTGCTGCCCTTTCTGGCGCGCGAGGACTTCAAGCCTCCCGTGGCGCTGCTGGGTTATGTGGGCGACAATCCGGCCCGCGCGTCGTTCTGGCCCTTCGCTGCCTTCAGTCCGGAATATGTGGCGTTTCAGTGGGCGGCGCGCTCGGGGGTGGCCGCCCGCTTTATGGACCTGCCCGCCAGTGCAACACTGGGTTTTGAACGCGACGATGAGGTTGATTCTGACCTCCAGACCGATCCCCTGCGCGTTCTGGCCGAGGCGGCTGGGTACACCGACTTTGAACGCTGGTGGGAAACGCTGGTGGAGGCGCGAGGTGACAGCGGCGACGTGTTCGCGGCAGTGCTGGAAGTCATGGCGGCGGTGCGGGCCGATGCTCCCATGGCAGTGGGCCACGAGGCCCAGCGGGAAGCCCACATGCGGCAGATTATCCGGGCCGCGCAGAAGGACGGGTTTCAGAACATCGCTGTGGTTTGCGGAGCGTGGCACGCGCCTAGGCTGGAAGACCTGAAAGCGTATCCCGTCAAGGACGATGCGGCGTTGCTCAAGGGGCTGCCTAGGGCCAAAGTCATGCTGACCTGGGTGCCGTGGACGCATGGCCGGCTGTCGATGCACAGCGGCTACGGTGCTGGCGTGCGCTCGCCGGGCTATTACCACCATCTGTTCACGACGCAGCACCACGTCACCGAACAGTGGTTCGCGCGGACGGCGCAGCTGTTGCGCGCTGAGAAGCTGGAAGCCAGCAGCGCCAGCGTGATTGAGGCGACGCGCCTGGCGAACACCCTGGCCGGATTGCGTGGGCGAGCCTTGCCCGGTCTGGACGAGTTGAACGAGGCAGCCCTGAGTGTTTTCGGCTGGGACAGCGACTTACCTCTGCGCCTGATTGAGCGCCAGCTCATCGTGGGCGAGGCGCTGGGCGAGGTGCCATCTGACACCCCGACTGTGCCGTTGGCGCAGGATCTGGCCCGCCAGCAGAGAACACTGCGCCTGAAGGTGCAACCCGAACAGCAGGAACTGACGCTCGATCTTCGCCAGGACCATGATCTGGCCCGCAGCGCGCTGTTTCACCGCCTGAATCTGCTGGGCATCCCCTGGGCGCAGGAGCGGTCTGCCAGCGGGCGCGGCACGTTTAAGGAAGCCTGGACACTGGCCTGGCAGCCCGAATTCAGCGTGAGGCTGGTGCAGGCCAGCCGGTACGGGCAGACGGTGGCGGATGCGGCGGGGGCGCAGGCGATTGAGGCCGCCCGGACTGGAACGGCTCTATCGGAATTGACCACGCTGCTGGAAGCCGTGCGTTACGCCGACTTGCCGGGCGCCCTGCCCGCCGCGCTGGATGCCCTGGACGCCCGCGCGGCGGTGGGGGCAGACGTGACCGATCTGTTGCTGGCACTGGCCCCCTTGGCGCGGCTGGCTCGTTACGGTGACGTGCGCGGACGGGGCGGCGTGGTGACCGCCGCGAATGAGGCCCCGGCCCGTGTCTTGCGCACCCTGCTCACCCGTGCCTGTGTGGGCCTGCCCAACGCTGCCATCGGACTGGCTGGGGACGCGGCCCAGGCCTTGCAACGCGCAGTGGACGCCGGAGATGCCAGCGTGCGCCTGCTGGACGCACCGGATGCACTGGCCGAGTGGCGGGCCGCCCTGCTCCATCTGGCAGATCGGCCGGAAGCCCACCCGCTGCTCAATGGGGACGCCGTGCGCCGCCTGCGCGACAGCGGCGAGCTGGACGTCACGGAAATTGAATGGCGCGTGTCGCTGGCCCTGGGGGCCCAGCGCCCCGGCGACGTGACGGCGTGGTTGGACGGTTTCCTTGGCCACAGTGCGGCGCTGCTGCTGCACGATTCGGTCCTGCTGGAGCTGCTAGACGGTTGGCTGACCGCCCTGGAAAGGGAGGCTTTTCAGGAAGCCCTGCCCCTGCTGCGCCGCGTCTTCGCCCGTTACGAGAAACCTGAGCGCCGCGCCATCGGTGAGGCCCTGCGCGGCGGTGGGCGGGAGAGAGGGGAGGTTATCCAAGAGATGGACGAGGAACGGGCCATGCGCGTCGTGCCCGTGGTGCTGCGGTTGCTGGGTGTGCGCGAATGA
- a CDS encoding SWIM zinc finger family protein, with translation MSQALSPEIILALAPDVGSASNARKLATPGKWPSLNALEGVLWGECQGSGKTPYLTAVDLSGPVTRCSCPSRKFPCKHGLALLLLHASHISDFGAQAAPDSLQSWLAGRQARAEKAERVDEVAVRKEADPSAQVRRRAAREKKVTAGLEGLHLFLKDLVRDGLASAASRPYGDWDTQAARLMDAQAPGAARRVARIPELLGDPAALLDHLGELTLLAEGWVNREALSEEERADLRSALGFPLNTLALLETEGIRARWNVLGHITVQEDALTVRRTWLHNGSQCALLLDFAPGGRPLSPGLPVGRSVDAEVVFAPSSFSQRAVLKGEPGESGALDSLPPSLDLNGMLSAHADAVARNPWLERAAYLLGPVQVRPGGPWLVVDGRGGSLPLAGDERPLLRLLAESGGEPVCLFGEWDGLILMPLNFWPVSPGGQS, from the coding sequence TTGTCTCAGGCCTTGAGTCCCGAAATCATCCTGGCCCTAGCCCCCGACGTGGGGAGCGCGTCCAATGCTCGCAAACTCGCTACTCCGGGCAAATGGCCCAGCCTAAATGCGCTGGAAGGCGTGCTGTGGGGGGAATGCCAGGGCAGCGGCAAGACACCCTATCTGACCGCAGTCGACCTGAGCGGTCCGGTAACGAGATGTTCCTGCCCCAGCCGTAAGTTTCCCTGCAAACACGGGCTGGCGCTGTTGCTGCTGCACGCCTCCCATATCTCCGACTTTGGTGCCCAGGCCGCGCCCGACAGTCTTCAGAGCTGGCTGGCCGGGCGGCAGGCTCGGGCCGAGAAGGCCGAGCGGGTGGACGAGGTGGCTGTCCGGAAAGAAGCCGATCCCAGCGCCCAGGTCAGACGCCGCGCCGCCCGTGAGAAGAAGGTCACGGCGGGGCTGGAGGGCCTGCACCTGTTCCTCAAGGATCTGGTACGGGATGGCCTGGCCTCGGCAGCTTCGCGGCCTTACGGTGACTGGGACACGCAGGCGGCCCGGCTGATGGATGCGCAGGCCCCGGGGGCGGCGCGACGGGTGGCGCGCATTCCCGAACTGCTGGGTGACCCCGCCGCGCTGCTGGATCACCTGGGGGAGTTGACGCTGCTGGCCGAGGGCTGGGTCAACCGAGAGGCACTCAGTGAGGAGGAGCGGGCAGATTTGCGCTCTGCCCTGGGCTTCCCGCTCAATACGTTGGCTTTGCTTGAGACGGAAGGCATCCGGGCGCGCTGGAACGTGCTGGGTCACATCACGGTTCAGGAAGACGCATTAACCGTGCGCCGGACCTGGCTTCACAACGGCAGTCAATGTGCCCTGTTGCTGGATTTTGCGCCGGGTGGCCGTCCGTTGTCGCCCGGGCTGCCCGTGGGCAGAAGCGTGGATGCCGAAGTGGTCTTTGCACCCTCCTCGTTTTCACAGCGGGCGGTGCTGAAGGGAGAGCCAGGCGAGAGTGGGGCGCTGGACAGTCTGCCTCCGTCCCTTGATCTGAACGGCATGCTCTCCGCTCACGCCGACGCTGTGGCACGCAATCCCTGGCTGGAGCGGGCGGCGTACCTGCTGGGGCCGGTGCAGGTGCGGCCCGGTGGTCCCTGGCTTGTGGTGGACGGGCGGGGTGGCAGCCTGCCGCTGGCCGGCGACGAGCGTCCACTCCTGCGACTGCTGGCCGAAAGTGGAGGTGAACCCGTCTGTCTGTTTGGTGAATGGGACGGCCTGATCCTCATGCCGCTGAACTTCTGGCCTGTCTCGCCAGGAGGCCAGTCATGA
- the rpsK gene encoding 30S ribosomal protein S11 has protein sequence MAKTTKGKTPRRARRNISAGRAYVHASYNNTIVTITDLDGNSVAWSSGGTIGYKGSKKGTPYAAQLAAADAVKKAQQTFGMNIVDVVVRGSGSGREQAIRAIQASGIEVKSIMDDTPVPHNGCRPKKKFRA, from the coding sequence ATGGCTAAGACTACCAAGGGCAAGACCCCGCGCCGCGCCCGGCGCAACATCAGCGCTGGCCGCGCCTACGTGCATGCCAGCTACAACAACACGATTGTGACCATCACTGACCTGGACGGCAACTCTGTCGCCTGGAGCAGCGGCGGGACGATTGGCTACAAGGGCAGCAAGAAAGGCACGCCCTACGCGGCTCAGCTCGCTGCCGCCGACGCTGTGAAGAAGGCCCAACAGACCTTCGGCATGAACATCGTCGACGTGGTGGTGCGGGGCAGCGGCTCGGGCCGTGAACAGGCCATCCGCGCCATTCAGGCCAGCGGCATCGAAGTGAAGTCCATCATGGACGACACTCCTGTGCCTCATAACGGCTGCCGTCCCAAGAAAAAGTTCCGCGCTTAA
- the rpmJ gene encoding 50S ribosomal protein L36 codes for MKVRSSVKRMCDGCKVIRRHGRVLVICSKEVKHKQRQG; via the coding sequence ATGAAAGTTCGCAGCAGTGTCAAGAGAATGTGCGACGGCTGCAAGGTGATCCGCCGTCACGGACGGGTGCTGGTCATTTGCAGCAAGGAAGTCAAGCACAAGCAGAGGCAGGGCTGA
- the rpsM gene encoding 30S ribosomal protein S13, whose product MARVAGVDLPREKRVEIALTYIYGIGLTRSKEILARTGINPDTRVKNLSEGDQSTLRDAVEKTYKVEGDLRSEVGQNIKRLMDIGAYRGLRHRRGLPVRGQRTKTNARTRKGPRKTVAGKKKAARK is encoded by the coding sequence ATGGCCCGCGTTGCAGGCGTCGACCTGCCCCGCGAAAAGCGTGTTGAAATCGCGCTGACGTACATTTACGGCATCGGCCTGACCCGCAGCAAGGAAATTCTGGCACGCACTGGGATCAACCCTGACACCCGCGTCAAGAATCTCTCGGAAGGCGATCAGTCCACCCTGCGTGACGCCGTGGAAAAGACCTACAAGGTGGAGGGCGACCTGCGTTCCGAAGTCGGTCAGAACATCAAGCGTCTGATGGACATCGGTGCCTACCGTGGCCTGCGCCACCGCCGCGGCCTGCCCGTGCGCGGTCAGCGCACCAAGACCAACGCCCGCACCCGCAAGGGGCCGCGCAAGACTGTGGCTGGCAAGAAAAAGGCCGCGAGGAAGTAA
- a CDS encoding DUF5691 domain-containing protein, which yields MNSLLATAMVGTARASLPPHVGTPLADALNRIRRDDAEATLLVRAALTGLAARAGRCPEPAPPLPELAPAETRSEAPPRVTRHLPHLLHSPVLAEWLALCAAAGWRVPHAFLPELLDWGAAVNAELRDTLRPVLGERGRWLAQFSDHWRWMHSLERIGAALDEEAWDAATEAGREALFRTLRAEAPNAGRAFLTTHFRTEKAGVRRRLLEALTQTWDAADAGLEPLLEETLSDRSEDVRDNARRLLQRLPHSAYNARMATRIRALVGQEQAGLLGRLTGQRKYPLTLSDVPDADAKRDGLETVKHPAEHLRPVLNRAHPAVLMTALESSPAELVKLAVQFDAVDELIRAMFTSSFHPAADGSAELAELLLPHLNGNFQHWRSELLALVRPDRRDAELHRALQDHHSQLALDLLRRLPAPWPAALSHEVMTRLRRVIERAESPYAVHEKNSSWDHAWMGVLELARTCAAPDARRPAPLPDDAPEYARQTLDTLYATLDLRARMHTDFAAERTP from the coding sequence ATGAACAGCCTGCTGGCAACGGCCATGGTGGGAACGGCGCGCGCTTCCCTGCCTCCACACGTTGGAACACCGCTGGCAGACGCCCTGAACCGGATCCGACGGGATGACGCCGAGGCCACCCTGCTGGTCCGCGCCGCGCTGACTGGACTGGCCGCCCGTGCTGGCCGCTGCCCCGAACCCGCGCCACCCCTGCCTGAACTGGCCCCCGCTGAAACCCGGTCCGAGGCGCCGCCGCGTGTGACCCGGCACCTGCCCCACCTGCTCCACTCGCCCGTGCTGGCAGAATGGCTGGCCCTCTGCGCGGCAGCGGGGTGGCGGGTGCCACACGCCTTCCTGCCCGAGCTGCTGGACTGGGGCGCAGCGGTGAATGCCGAGCTGCGCGACACGCTGCGCCCGGTGCTGGGCGAACGAGGGCGCTGGCTGGCCCAGTTCTCCGATCATTGGCGCTGGATGCACAGTCTGGAACGTATTGGCGCGGCGCTGGACGAGGAGGCGTGGGATGCCGCTACCGAGGCGGGCCGCGAGGCCCTGTTCCGCACGCTGCGGGCCGAGGCTCCAAACGCAGGCCGCGCCTTCCTGACCACGCACTTCAGGACCGAGAAGGCGGGCGTTCGGAGACGACTGCTGGAGGCACTGACACAGACCTGGGACGCGGCGGATGCCGGGCTGGAACCCCTGCTGGAAGAAACCCTGTCTGACCGCAGTGAGGACGTGCGCGATAACGCCCGGCGTCTGCTTCAGCGCCTGCCACACAGCGCCTACAACGCCCGGATGGCCACCCGCATCCGGGCGCTGGTGGGCCAGGAACAGGCGGGGCTGCTGGGTAGACTGACGGGACAGCGCAAATACCCCCTGACCCTGTCGGACGTCCCCGACGCAGATGCGAAGCGCGATGGCCTGGAAACCGTGAAGCACCCCGCCGAGCATCTGCGCCCAGTATTGAACCGCGCCCATCCGGCGGTGCTGATGACCGCGCTGGAGTCGAGCCCCGCCGAACTGGTGAAACTGGCGGTGCAATTTGACGCCGTGGACGAACTGATACGCGCCATGTTCACGTCGTCTTTCCACCCGGCAGCTGACGGCTCGGCGGAACTGGCCGAGCTGCTGCTTCCACATCTGAACGGCAACTTCCAGCACTGGCGGTCCGAATTGCTGGCTCTGGTGAGGCCTGACCGCCGGGACGCCGAGTTGCACCGTGCCTTGCAAGACCACCACTCGCAACTTGCGCTGGACCTGCTCAGGAGGCTGCCTGCGCCCTGGCCCGCTGCCCTGAGCCATGAGGTGATGACTCGACTGCGCCGGGTCATTGAGAGGGCCGAGTCACCCTACGCAGTCCATGAGAAGAATTCGAGCTGGGACCACGCCTGGATGGGTGTGCTGGAGCTGGCCCGAACTTGTGCCGCCCCGGACGCCCGCCGTCCGGCCCCGCTGCCCGACGACGCCCCCGAATACGCCCGGCAAACCCTGGATACGCTGTACGCCACTCTGGACCTACGCGCACGGATGCACACGGATTTTGCGGCAGAGAGGACACCATGA
- the rplQ gene encoding 50S ribosomal protein L17 → MRHGKAGRKLNRNSSARTALARAQATALLREGRIQTTLTKAKELRPYVEKLITTAKGGDLHARRLVARDIHDNDVVRKMMDEVAPKYAGRPGGYTRILRVGTRRGDGVTMALIELV, encoded by the coding sequence ATGCGCCACGGTAAAGCCGGACGCAAGCTCAACCGCAACAGCAGTGCCCGCACCGCCCTGGCCCGTGCCCAGGCGACGGCGCTGCTGCGCGAGGGCCGCATCCAGACGACCCTCACGAAGGCCAAAGAGCTGCGCCCTTACGTCGAGAAACTGATCACCACCGCCAAGGGCGGCGACCTGCACGCCCGCCGTCTGGTGGCCCGCGACATCCACGACAACGACGTTGTCCGCAAGATGATGGATGAAGTGGCTCCCAAGTACGCCGGGCGTCCCGGTGGCTACACCCGCATCCTACGTGTCGGCACCCGTCGCGGTGACGGCGTCACGATGGCCCTGATCGAACTGGTCTGA
- the infA gene encoding translation initiation factor IF-1 — MPEQREKKKKEESDTVRAEGVVEEALPNTTFRVKLDTGHDILAYISGKMRIHYIRILPGDRVVLEISPYDTSRGRIVYRR, encoded by the coding sequence ATGCCGGAACAGCGGGAAAAGAAGAAGAAGGAAGAGTCGGATACCGTACGCGCCGAGGGCGTGGTGGAAGAGGCATTGCCGAATACCACCTTTCGCGTGAAGCTTGATACGGGACACGACATCCTGGCCTACATCAGCGGAAAAATGCGGATCCACTACATCCGTATTCTGCCTGGTGACCGTGTGGTTCTGGAAATCAGCCCGTACGACACGTCGCGCGGGCGCATCGTCTACCGCCGCTGA
- a CDS encoding DNA-directed RNA polymerase subunit alpha, whose translation MDQKRPQLKARVDGDYGEFVLEPLTRGYGVTIGNPIRRILMSSIPGTAVTSVYIEDVLHEFSTIPGVKEDVIQMILNLKELVVKFHAPGPKTLTLRAQGEGVVKASAFEVPSDAEIVNPDLVIATLAEDGKLVMEVRVEEGEGYVPADKHATKDRINSIPVDAVFSPVRRVAYHVENTRVGQQTDLDRLILRVWTDGSTGPQDTLDKAVEILRDELNVFGNVETLPALTPEFSQQPVYTPSAPVMPQPGVYDLPPTSPATLNLNPGDYPAEMDSPRVTLEGLGLTTRVLHSLKEEGIDSVDALCALSDRDLKKVPGIGERSLDEIKQQLAQFGLALRD comes from the coding sequence GTGGATCAAAAGCGCCCTCAACTTAAAGCCCGCGTGGACGGCGATTACGGCGAGTTCGTCCTGGAACCGCTCACGCGCGGTTACGGCGTCACCATCGGGAACCCCATCCGGCGCATCCTGATGTCCTCGATCCCCGGCACGGCTGTCACCAGCGTGTACATCGAAGACGTGCTGCACGAGTTCTCTACCATTCCTGGAGTCAAGGAGGACGTCATTCAGATGATCCTCAACCTCAAGGAACTGGTGGTGAAGTTTCACGCTCCCGGTCCCAAGACCCTGACCCTGCGTGCCCAAGGCGAGGGTGTGGTCAAGGCCAGCGCCTTCGAGGTGCCCAGCGACGCCGAGATCGTCAACCCCGATCTGGTGATCGCCACCCTGGCCGAGGACGGCAAGCTGGTCATGGAAGTGCGCGTGGAAGAAGGCGAGGGCTACGTTCCCGCTGACAAGCACGCCACCAAGGACCGCATCAACTCGATCCCGGTAGACGCGGTGTTTTCCCCTGTTCGCCGCGTGGCTTACCACGTCGAGAACACCCGCGTGGGTCAGCAGACCGACCTGGACCGTCTGATCCTGCGCGTCTGGACCGACGGTTCGACTGGCCCGCAGGACACCCTGGACAAGGCCGTGGAGATTCTGCGCGACGAGCTTAACGTGTTCGGCAACGTGGAAACCCTGCCTGCCCTGACCCCGGAGTTCAGCCAGCAGCCGGTCTACACGCCCAGCGCCCCGGTCATGCCGCAGCCCGGCGTGTACGATCTGCCGCCCACCAGCCCGGCCACGTTGAATCTGAATCCCGGCGACTACCCCGCCGAGATGGATTCGCCGCGCGTGACGCTGGAAGGCCTGGGCCTGACCACCCGCGTGCTGCATTCCCTCAAGGAAGAGGGAATTGATAGCGTGGATGCGCTGTGCGCGCTCTCGGACCGTGACCTGAAAAAGGTGCCCGGCATCGGTGAGCGCAGCCTGGACGAGATCAAGCAGCAACTGGCCCAGTTCGGGCTGGCGCTGCGCGACTAA
- a CDS encoding ATP-binding protein, with product MTQSVHNAAPEVLRQHAEQAYAHELSALATQDDRPRPPQWNLSPHGVLTYLMGGQLKDGTEITAKYVGDRRLMEIAVATLATDRALLLIGVPGTAKSWVSEHLAAAISGDSTLLVQGTAGTGEEAIRYGWNYARLIAEGPSQAALVESPIMRAMRTGKLARVEELTRVQSDVQDTLITVLSEKTLPVPELNTEVQATLGFNLIATANNRDRGVNDLSSALKRRFNTVVLPVPDSLEDEVRIVVQRVSQLAGSLQIPAAPPALDEVRRIVTIFRELRSGATEDSKTKLKAPSGTLSTAEAISVVNHGLSLAAHFGNGELSAADVAASLVGAVVKDPVQDGVVWREYLETVAKKREDWRDLYKACRAVS from the coding sequence ATGACCCAATCTGTCCACAATGCTGCCCCCGAAGTTCTGCGCCAGCACGCCGAGCAAGCCTACGCCCACGAACTCTCCGCCCTGGCCACACAGGACGACCGGCCCAGGCCCCCGCAGTGGAACCTCAGCCCACACGGGGTTCTGACCTACCTGATGGGCGGCCAGTTGAAGGACGGCACCGAGATTACGGCCAAGTATGTCGGGGACCGCCGTCTGATGGAAATTGCGGTCGCCACCCTGGCTACGGACCGCGCCCTGTTGCTGATCGGTGTGCCGGGTACGGCCAAGAGCTGGGTCAGCGAACATCTGGCCGCTGCCATCTCCGGCGACAGCACGTTGCTGGTGCAGGGCACGGCGGGGACAGGCGAGGAAGCCATCCGCTACGGCTGGAACTACGCCCGCCTGATCGCCGAAGGTCCCAGTCAGGCGGCGCTGGTGGAAAGCCCGATTATGCGCGCCATGCGAACGGGCAAGCTGGCCCGCGTGGAGGAACTGACCCGCGTGCAGAGCGACGTGCAGGACACGTTAATCACCGTCCTATCTGAGAAGACCCTGCCCGTGCCGGAGCTGAACACCGAGGTTCAGGCCACGCTCGGCTTCAACCTGATCGCCACCGCCAACAACCGGGACCGGGGCGTGAATGACCTGTCCAGCGCCCTCAAGCGGCGCTTCAACACCGTGGTCTTGCCCGTGCCTGACAGCCTGGAAGACGAGGTCAGGATCGTCGTGCAGCGCGTGAGCCAGCTGGCGGGCAGCCTCCAGATCCCTGCCGCACCGCCGGCCCTGGACGAAGTGCGCCGCATCGTGACCATCTTCCGTGAATTGCGGAGTGGGGCTACCGAGGACAGCAAAACCAAGTTGAAAGCCCCCAGCGGCACGCTGTCCACCGCCGAGGCCATCAGCGTGGTCAACCACGGTCTGAGTCTGGCCGCCCATTTTGGCAATGGTGAATTGAGCGCCGCCGATGTGGCTGCCAGTCTGGTGGGCGCGGTGGTCAAAGACCCGGTGCAGGACGGCGTGGTCTGGCGCGAATACTTGGAAACCGTGGCGAAGAAAAGAGAAGACTGGCGCGACTTGTACAAGGCATGCCGGGCGGTGAGTTGA
- a CDS encoding VWA domain-containing protein, producing MSDSTGPIPPNPERLRRWRLVLGGGEADGVSGEGQELNLSIEDRRMDDALGGLYDASTGSRRGGLGASAPKVARWLADLREFFPGDVVRVMQEDAIERLNLTQLLFEPEMLENVEPDVNLVGTLLTLKGVMPARAKDAARAVVRRVVDDLMKRLEEPTRAAVTGSLNRAERNFRPRAPEIDWNATIRANLGTYLPEKRIIIPERLIGYGRKRRSLRDIVLCLDQSGSMASSVVYAGVFGAVLASLPAVSTRVVVFDTEVADLSENLSDPVDVLYGIQLGGGTDINRALAYCQGVIGRPEQTILVLISDLYEGGNEREMLARARTLKDAGVTVIALLALSDDGAPSYDHGVARAFAGLGIPAFACTPDHFPGLMAAAMRGDDVAAWAGTHGIVTRGGTAG from the coding sequence ATGAGCGATTCCACTGGACCAATACCCCCCAACCCGGAACGCCTGCGCCGCTGGAGACTCGTACTGGGCGGTGGCGAGGCCGATGGCGTCAGCGGGGAGGGCCAAGAGCTGAACCTGTCCATTGAGGACAGACGTATGGACGACGCGCTGGGCGGCCTCTACGACGCGTCCACAGGTTCTCGGCGTGGTGGGCTGGGCGCAAGTGCTCCGAAAGTGGCCCGCTGGCTGGCAGACCTGCGCGAGTTCTTTCCTGGTGACGTGGTACGCGTGATGCAGGAGGACGCCATTGAACGCCTGAACCTGACGCAACTCTTGTTCGAGCCCGAGATGCTGGAGAACGTCGAGCCAGACGTGAATCTGGTGGGCACGCTGCTCACCTTGAAGGGCGTGATGCCGGCCAGAGCCAAGGATGCCGCCCGCGCCGTGGTGCGCAGGGTGGTGGATGACCTCATGAAGCGGTTGGAAGAACCCACCCGCGCTGCCGTGACCGGCAGCCTCAACCGCGCCGAACGCAACTTCCGTCCACGTGCTCCGGAGATCGACTGGAACGCCACCATCCGGGCCAACCTGGGAACCTACCTGCCCGAGAAGCGCATTATTATTCCCGAACGGCTGATCGGGTACGGGCGCAAACGCCGCAGCCTGCGCGACATCGTGCTGTGTCTGGACCAGTCGGGCAGTATGGCCAGCAGCGTGGTGTATGCGGGCGTGTTTGGCGCGGTGCTCGCCAGCCTGCCCGCCGTCAGCACCCGCGTGGTGGTGTTCGACACCGAGGTCGCTGACCTGTCAGAGAACCTGAGCGATCCGGTAGACGTGCTGTACGGCATTCAGCTGGGAGGCGGCACCGACATCAATCGGGCGCTGGCCTACTGCCAAGGGGTCATTGGGCGCCCAGAACAGACCATCCTCGTGCTGATCAGCGATCTCTACGAGGGCGGCAACGAGCGCGAGATGCTGGCCCGCGCCCGCACTCTCAAGGACGCCGGTGTCACTGTGATCGCTCTTCTGGCCCTGAGCGATGACGGCGCTCCCAGCTACGATCACGGTGTTGCGCGAGCTTTTGCTGGGCTGGGCATCCCGGCTTTTGCTTGCACTCCCGATCATTTTCCTGGCCTGATGGCGGCGGCCATGCGCGGTGATGATGTGGCGGCGTGGGCCGGAACGCACGGCATCGTCACTAGGGGCGGGACCGCCGGGTAA
- the rpsD gene encoding 30S ribosomal protein S4 has protein sequence MGRFRGSITKQSRREGINLAETEKVQKYLDKRPYAPGQHGQRRGRGRPSDYSVRLREKQKLSRLYGMGEKQFRNLFTEASNVPGVTGTVFLQLLERRLDNVVFRMGFASTRRQARQFVGHGHILVNGKKVDVPSYRVKVGDEIVVAEGSRSMGFIQENMEAQKRRRVAPWVELNPETFTGTFARLPAREDLALPINENFIIEYYSR, from the coding sequence ATGGGTCGTTTCCGTGGATCGATTACCAAACAGAGTCGCCGTGAGGGCATTAACCTCGCGGAAACAGAGAAAGTCCAGAAGTACCTGGACAAGCGCCCCTATGCGCCCGGTCAGCACGGCCAGCGCCGTGGTCGCGGACGCCCCAGCGACTACAGCGTGCGCCTGCGTGAAAAGCAGAAGCTCTCCCGCCTGTACGGCATGGGCGAGAAGCAGTTCCGCAACCTCTTTACCGAAGCCTCCAACGTTCCCGGCGTGACCGGCACCGTGTTCCTGCAGTTGCTCGAACGCCGCCTGGACAACGTCGTGTTCCGCATGGGCTTTGCCAGCACCCGCCGTCAGGCCCGGCAGTTCGTGGGCCACGGTCACATTCTCGTGAACGGCAAGAAGGTCGACGTCCCGAGCTACCGCGTCAAAGTCGGCGACGAGATCGTCGTGGCCGAGGGCAGCCGCTCGATGGGCTTTATCCAGGAGAACATGGAAGCGCAGAAGCGTCGCCGCGTCGCCCCCTGGGTCGAACTGAACCCCGAAACCTTCACCGGTACCTTCGCCCGCCTCCCGGCGCGTGAAGACCTGGCGCTGCCGATCAACGAGAACTTCATCATCGAGTACTACTCGCGTTAA